The Trinickia acidisoli genome includes a window with the following:
- a CDS encoding VOC family protein has product MTATATATRVISWFEIPALDFERAVRFYEAALDQPLRREVFGGVPMAVFAHDDEATGGAIICNPRDMRPSVTGDGVTVYLNAEPTLRATLDRIAPAGGRIDGSIVELPDEIGYIAFIIDTEGNRIGLHSRTLR; this is encoded by the coding sequence ATGACCGCTACTGCCACTGCCACGCGCGTTATTTCCTGGTTCGAAATTCCCGCGCTCGATTTCGAGCGGGCCGTTCGCTTCTACGAAGCCGCACTCGATCAGCCGTTGCGGCGCGAAGTCTTCGGCGGCGTGCCGATGGCCGTCTTCGCGCACGACGATGAGGCCACCGGCGGCGCGATCATCTGCAACCCGCGCGACATGCGGCCCTCCGTGACGGGCGACGGCGTCACCGTCTACCTGAACGCCGAGCCGACGCTGCGGGCCACGCTCGATCGAATCGCGCCGGCCGGCGGCAGGATCGACGGCTCGATCGTCGAGCTGCCGGACGAGATCGGCTACATCGCGTTCATCATCGATACGGAAGGCAATCGCATCGGGCTGCATTCGCGCACGCTGCGCTAG
- a CDS encoding THUMP domain-containing class I SAM-dependent RNA methyltransferase — translation MSSPTPFDFFAPCPRGLEAALAAEFAEIAERLPSVAGAPPFEVGAQVPGGVHFRGGWAAGMAANLHSRIASRVLLKIAERPYRGEQDIYALAAEQQWERWFSANETLRVDLTAIKSPLRSLEFATLRVKDAVCDRLRSVSGARPSVDTAQPDVRVFAFLTATVCTLYLDTSGEPLFKRGWRLDKGAAPLRENLAAGILRLTGWTPGTPLYDPMCGSGTFVAEAAQIARGVAPGVERRFGFEKLKQYDVSVWQSMKVAALDAKREAGARKVDLPIFASDISGDMLEKARANLARAGVPSLWLKQLDARAIVPPSEQPGIIIANPPYGERIEVRGRGPRGDVREPRHASREAGSEAFNRAQPDCADGEFFRAFGDALKQRFAGWRAFVLTSDRSLPGQMRLRESTKTPLFNGALECRLFRFDLVSGSVKSRPQSQDGGAGAGQ, via the coding sequence ATGTCTTCGCCCACGCCGTTCGATTTTTTTGCCCCTTGCCCGCGCGGGCTCGAAGCCGCGCTCGCCGCCGAGTTCGCGGAAATCGCCGAGCGCTTGCCCAGCGTAGCCGGCGCGCCACCATTCGAGGTAGGCGCGCAGGTGCCGGGCGGCGTGCATTTTCGGGGTGGATGGGCAGCGGGCATGGCGGCGAATCTGCACTCGCGGATCGCTAGCCGCGTTCTCTTGAAGATCGCGGAGCGCCCCTACCGCGGCGAACAGGACATTTATGCACTGGCAGCCGAACAACAGTGGGAACGCTGGTTTTCGGCGAACGAGACGCTGCGCGTCGATCTCACGGCGATCAAATCGCCGCTGCGCAGTCTCGAGTTCGCGACGCTGCGCGTGAAAGACGCCGTCTGCGATCGGCTGCGCAGCGTAAGCGGTGCGCGCCCGAGCGTCGACACGGCGCAGCCCGACGTGCGGGTGTTCGCGTTCCTCACCGCCACGGTTTGCACGCTCTACCTCGACACCTCGGGCGAGCCGCTCTTCAAGCGCGGCTGGCGACTCGACAAAGGCGCCGCGCCGCTGCGCGAAAACCTCGCCGCGGGCATCCTGCGTCTGACCGGATGGACGCCCGGCACGCCGCTTTACGATCCGATGTGCGGCAGCGGCACGTTCGTCGCCGAAGCTGCGCAGATCGCACGCGGCGTTGCACCCGGCGTCGAGCGCCGTTTCGGCTTCGAAAAGCTCAAGCAGTACGACGTCTCGGTCTGGCAGTCGATGAAGGTCGCCGCGCTCGATGCCAAGCGCGAAGCCGGCGCGAGGAAAGTCGATCTGCCGATCTTCGCCAGCGACATTTCGGGCGACATGCTGGAGAAGGCGCGCGCGAACCTCGCACGCGCGGGCGTGCCGTCGCTCTGGCTCAAGCAGCTCGACGCGCGCGCGATCGTCCCGCCGAGTGAGCAGCCGGGCATCATCATCGCCAACCCGCCCTACGGTGAGCGCATCGAGGTGCGCGGCCGCGGCCCGCGCGGCGACGTGCGCGAGCCGCGCCACGCAAGCCGCGAGGCCGGCAGCGAAGCGTTCAACCGTGCGCAGCCCGATTGCGCCGACGGCGAATTCTTCCGGGCCTTCGGCGACGCACTCAAGCAGCGCTTTGCCGGTTGGCGGGCGTTCGTGCTGACGTCCGACCGCTCGCTGCCGGGGCAAATGCGGCTGCGCGAGTCCACCAAGACGCCGCTATTCAATGGCGCGCTCGAATGCCGGCTGTTCCGTTTCGATCTGGTCTCGGGCAGCGTGAAGTCGCGGCCGCAATCGCAAGACGGCGGAGCCGGCGCAGGCCAGTAA
- a CDS encoding PqiC family protein, with amino-acid sequence MKRDQLALRARPLAMFAARAALTGAALIGAVFLSGCASSPPSRFYTLGGGGNAAGPAAGATATPAFLIEVPTVEVPAQVARNQLVVQDDATRVTVLEQERWASPPADELRRALSGDLAARLDTFDVFGSPRPENVPVYRIAVNVRRFESWPGSRAVLDTVWSVHSLRTQAVVTCRTVQTETVAPGYDALVAGHRRTVGELADSIASVVRALASGASAPATNAGDCAVGRSEPAVAGAS; translated from the coding sequence ATGAAGCGTGATCAACTCGCCCTGCGTGCTCGCCCGCTCGCCATGTTCGCCGCCCGTGCCGCGCTGACCGGCGCCGCGCTGATCGGCGCCGTGTTCTTGTCGGGCTGCGCCTCGTCGCCGCCGAGCCGCTTCTATACGCTCGGCGGGGGCGGCAACGCCGCCGGCCCCGCGGCCGGCGCGACGGCAACGCCCGCATTCCTGATCGAGGTGCCGACGGTCGAGGTGCCGGCACAGGTTGCGCGCAATCAACTCGTCGTGCAGGACGACGCGACGCGGGTAACCGTGCTCGAACAGGAGCGCTGGGCGTCGCCGCCGGCCGATGAGTTGCGGCGCGCGCTGTCGGGCGACCTCGCGGCGAGACTCGACACGTTCGACGTCTTCGGCTCGCCGCGGCCCGAAAACGTGCCCGTCTATCGCATCGCCGTGAACGTGCGTCGCTTCGAGTCATGGCCGGGGTCGCGCGCCGTGCTCGATACGGTGTGGAGCGTGCACTCGCTGCGCACGCAGGCGGTGGTGACGTGCAGGACCGTGCAGACCGAAACCGTCGCCCCGGGCTACGACGCGCTCGTCGCCGGGCATCGGCGCACCGTCGGCGAGCTGGCCGATTCGATCGCGTCCGTCGTGCGCGCGCTGGCCTCCGGTGCCAGCGCGCCGGCGACGAACGCCGGCGACTGCGCGGTAGGCAGATCGGAACCGGCGGTCGCAGGCGCGTCGTGA
- a CDS encoding PqiB family protein, producing the protein MTSPQGQPPSPNGGPPQGPELPPELQPDLPEPITTPRSGWLPSLVWLVPLIAALVGIALVAKSVIDRGPMITLSFSTAEGLEPGKTKVKYKDVDIGSVKTIRLSHDHSRVLVSVQLTKEAADFAVEDTRFWIVRPRIGTTGITGLGTLLSGAYIGADAGRSHETQTDFVGLEKPPAVTGDQKGRRFSLHGASLGSIDIGSPIYYRRVQVGQVVGFSLDRDGTGVSIDVFIDAPYDQYVGTNSRWWHASGVDLRLDSNGLKLNTQSLATVIIGGLAFQSPPGESVGAEAPDNTVFTLAGNESDAMRAPDGPPLVVVMNFDQSLRGLSVGATVDFRGIELGEVTAIGIQYDPKARDFTMPVTMNLYPDRLGQRFRESIEHGGQAAGKQLLRTLVVHGLRGQLRTGNLLTNQLYVALDMFPKAAPVSFDVNRAPLELPTVPNTLDELQVQVADIARKLDQIPFDQISKNLNGTLVNANALFKQLDTQLAPQARETLAAAQRTFGAAQSTLQQDSPLQSDMHQALTQLTQTLQTLNALADYLERHPESLLRGKAKDQTQP; encoded by the coding sequence ATGACTAGCCCGCAAGGACAGCCCCCCTCCCCGAACGGCGGCCCTCCGCAGGGCCCCGAGTTGCCGCCGGAATTGCAGCCGGACCTGCCCGAACCCATCACCACGCCGCGCAGCGGCTGGCTGCCGTCGCTCGTCTGGCTCGTGCCGCTCATCGCCGCGCTCGTCGGCATCGCGCTCGTCGCGAAGTCCGTCATCGACCGCGGCCCCATGATCACGCTCAGCTTCTCCACGGCGGAAGGCCTCGAGCCCGGCAAGACGAAGGTAAAGTACAAGGACGTCGATATCGGCTCGGTCAAGACCATCCGGCTTTCGCACGATCACTCGCGCGTGCTCGTCTCGGTTCAGCTCACGAAGGAAGCCGCCGATTTCGCCGTCGAGGACACACGCTTTTGGATCGTGCGTCCGCGCATCGGCACGACCGGCATCACGGGGCTCGGCACATTGCTGTCGGGCGCCTATATCGGCGCCGACGCGGGCCGCTCGCACGAAACCCAGACCGATTTCGTCGGGCTCGAGAAACCGCCGGCCGTCACGGGCGACCAGAAAGGGCGCCGCTTTTCGCTGCACGGCGCCTCGCTCGGCTCGATCGACATCGGTTCGCCCATCTACTACCGGCGCGTGCAGGTGGGACAAGTCGTCGGGTTTTCGCTCGATCGCGATGGTACCGGCGTGTCGATCGACGTCTTCATCGATGCCCCCTACGACCAGTACGTCGGCACCAATTCGCGCTGGTGGCATGCAAGCGGCGTCGATCTGCGCCTCGACTCGAACGGGCTGAAGCTGAACACGCAATCGCTCGCGACGGTCATCATCGGCGGGCTCGCGTTCCAATCTCCGCCCGGCGAGAGCGTCGGCGCCGAAGCGCCCGACAACACGGTATTCACGTTGGCGGGGAACGAGAGCGACGCGATGCGCGCACCCGACGGCCCGCCGCTCGTCGTCGTCATGAACTTCGATCAATCCCTGCGCGGGCTGTCGGTCGGAGCAACGGTCGATTTCCGCGGCATCGAGCTCGGCGAAGTCACGGCCATCGGCATTCAGTACGACCCGAAAGCACGCGACTTCACGATGCCGGTCACGATGAACCTCTACCCCGATCGCCTCGGCCAGCGATTCCGCGAATCGATCGAGCACGGCGGCCAAGCGGCGGGCAAACAGTTGCTGCGCACGCTCGTCGTGCACGGGCTGCGCGGCCAGTTGCGCACGGGCAATCTGCTGACCAACCAGCTCTACGTCGCCCTCGACATGTTCCCGAAGGCCGCGCCGGTCTCGTTCGACGTCAACCGCGCGCCGCTCGAGTTGCCGACCGTGCCGAACACGCTCGACGAGCTGCAGGTGCAAGTGGCCGATATCGCGCGCAAGCTCGATCAGATTCCGTTCGACCAGATCAGCAAGAATCTGAACGGCACGCTCGTCAACGCGAACGCGCTGTTCAAGCAGCTCGACACGCAGCTCGCGCCGCAGGCGCGCGAGACGCTGGCCGCCGCGCAGCGCACGTTCGGCGCGGCGCAATCGACGTTGCAGCAGGATTCGCCGCTGCAATCGGACATGCATCAGGCGCTGACCCAGCTCACGCAGACGTTGCAAACGCTCAACGCACTCGCCGATTATCTCGAGCGCCATCCCGAATCGCTCTTGCGCGGCAAAGCCAAGGACCAGACCCAGCCATGA
- a CDS encoding paraquat-inducible protein A has protein sequence MTTKYLTAAHAGMIACHACGHVQARTAAGQAQKQGQPQRASGTATAARQQRCGRCGAALHLRHPDSISRTWALLIAAAILYIPANLLPVLHTTSLFGNEDDTIMSGVVYFWVSGDWPLAVIVFVASILVPMLKLTVLALLAWTTQRRSAWRPHERTKLYRIVERIGRWSMLDVFVVTLTVALVRFKSLAVITAGWGALAFAAVVVLTMAASLQFDPRLIWDCADARSPHASGRDHD, from the coding sequence ATGACGACGAAATACCTCACCGCCGCCCATGCGGGCATGATTGCCTGCCACGCCTGCGGGCACGTTCAAGCGCGTACCGCGGCGGGACAGGCGCAGAAGCAGGGACAGCCCCAGCGCGCGAGCGGCACGGCGACGGCGGCGCGGCAGCAACGCTGCGGCCGCTGCGGCGCGGCGCTTCATCTACGCCATCCCGACAGCATTTCGCGTACGTGGGCGCTTCTGATTGCGGCGGCGATTCTCTATATCCCCGCCAACTTACTGCCGGTGCTGCACACCACTTCGCTGTTCGGCAACGAGGACGACACCATCATGAGCGGTGTCGTTTATTTCTGGGTATCGGGCGACTGGCCGCTCGCCGTGATCGTCTTCGTCGCCAGCATCCTCGTGCCGATGCTCAAGCTGACCGTGCTTGCCCTGCTCGCCTGGACGACGCAGCGCCGCTCCGCCTGGCGGCCGCACGAGCGCACCAAGCTCTATCGCATCGTCGAGCGCATCGGCAGGTGGTCGATGCTCGACGTGTTCGTCGTGACGCTGACTGTCGCGCTCGTGCGCTTCAAGTCGCTTGCCGTCATCACGGCGGGCTGGGGCGCCCTCGCCTTCGCCGCCGTCGTCGTGCTCACGATGGCGGCGTCCCTTCAATTCGATCCGCGCCTGATCTGGGACTGCGCGGATGCCCGCAGCCCACACGCTTCTGGACGAGACCATGACTAG
- a CDS encoding paraquat-inducible protein A, whose product MNGNDLIACHDCDTLLRKPRVCTKGSARCPRCGAMLYRPSAVQLERISALTLAALFTFLIAQAFPIVELDLNGVTSQTTLIGALVALWSEGMELVAIAVFCSTILFPLVELTALLYVLVPIRAGVVPPGFNLVLRAIQFVRPWGMIEVLMLGILVTIVKMTSLARVVPEAALFAFGALTLMLAVVVLFDPRALWDIADVIGARRTRGAATPRAAAIASNRGTSTQAR is encoded by the coding sequence ATGAACGGAAATGACCTGATTGCTTGTCACGACTGCGACACACTGTTGCGAAAACCGCGCGTCTGCACGAAAGGCAGCGCGCGATGCCCGCGCTGCGGTGCGATGCTCTATCGTCCGAGCGCCGTTCAACTCGAGCGGATCAGCGCGCTCACGCTGGCCGCCCTGTTCACGTTTCTCATCGCCCAAGCCTTTCCGATCGTCGAACTCGACCTGAACGGCGTGACCTCGCAAACGACGCTGATCGGAGCGCTCGTCGCGCTCTGGAGCGAGGGCATGGAACTCGTCGCGATCGCCGTCTTCTGCTCGACGATCCTGTTTCCGCTCGTCGAACTCACCGCCCTGCTCTACGTGCTCGTGCCGATCCGCGCAGGCGTGGTGCCGCCGGGCTTCAACCTCGTGCTGCGGGCCATCCAATTCGTGCGGCCCTGGGGCATGATCGAGGTACTGATGCTCGGCATCCTCGTTACGATCGTCAAAATGACGAGCCTCGCCCGCGTCGTTCCCGAAGCCGCGCTGTTCGCCTTCGGCGCGTTGACGCTGATGCTGGCCGTCGTCGTCCTGTTCGATCCGCGCGCGCTTTGGGACATCGCCGACGTAATCGGCGCACGGCGCACGCGCGGCGCGGCAACGCCTCGAGCCGCTGCGATCGCATCGAATCGCGGCACGAGCACGCAAGCCCGATGA
- a CDS encoding cytochrome b, with protein sequence MTHRDLFTAHDEAYTPTAIGLHWLIAALMICGFTLGWVMTSIHGFTPTKLRYFSWHKWMGVTVFALAALRILWRATHRAPPLPSGMPAWQRAGAHLVHVLLYALMIAIPITGYLFSSAANVPVVYLGIVPLPRLIAPDPTLKAIFKTAHLLLNCGLAALVVAHVAAALKHQWVDRDGLLARMIPFLK encoded by the coding sequence ATGACACATCGCGACTTGTTTACCGCTCATGACGAGGCTTACACGCCCACCGCCATCGGCCTGCATTGGCTCATCGCCGCGTTGATGATTTGCGGCTTTACGCTGGGCTGGGTGATGACGAGCATTCACGGCTTCACGCCCACGAAGCTGCGCTATTTCTCGTGGCACAAATGGATGGGCGTGACCGTATTCGCGCTGGCGGCGCTGCGCATCCTCTGGCGCGCGACGCACCGCGCGCCGCCGCTGCCGTCCGGGATGCCCGCTTGGCAGCGCGCCGGCGCGCACCTCGTTCACGTGCTCCTGTACGCGCTGATGATCGCGATTCCGATCACGGGCTACCTGTTCAGCTCGGCCGCGAACGTGCCCGTCGTCTATCTTGGCATCGTGCCGCTGCCCCGGCTGATCGCTCCAGATCCAACGCTGAAAGCGATCTTCAAAACGGCGCATCTTCTGCTCAATTGCGGATTGGCGGCGCTCGTGGTGGCCCATGTGGCTGCCGCGCTCAAGCATCAATGGGTCGACCGCGACGGCTTGCTCGCCCGCATGATCCCGTTTTTGAAATGA
- a CDS encoding YceI family protein: protein MKASFYRYMIAAFAAASLAASGIAFAQVDAAKSTVTATSKQMNVPVEGTFKKFDAKVSFDPSKPSASSAQLTVDVGSYDLGDDSYNEQVRGKEWFDTKTYPKATFVSSAITPAGGGKYNVTGTLTIKGKAQPVTFPMTVGQQAGAQTFDGALPISRLKFDIGTGEWKDTSTVADEVTIKFHIVVPKKS from the coding sequence ATGAAAGCTTCGTTTTACCGCTACATGATCGCCGCCTTCGCGGCCGCGTCGCTGGCAGCCTCGGGCATTGCCTTCGCGCAAGTCGATGCGGCGAAAAGCACGGTGACCGCCACGTCGAAGCAAATGAACGTGCCGGTCGAGGGCACGTTCAAGAAGTTCGATGCGAAGGTGAGCTTCGATCCGTCCAAGCCGTCCGCCAGCAGCGCGCAGCTCACCGTCGACGTCGGCAGCTACGACCTCGGCGACGACAGCTACAACGAACAAGTGCGCGGCAAGGAGTGGTTCGACACCAAGACCTACCCGAAGGCCACGTTCGTGTCGTCGGCGATCACGCCCGCGGGCGGCGGCAAGTACAACGTGACGGGCACGTTGACGATCAAAGGCAAGGCGCAGCCCGTTACGTTCCCGATGACGGTCGGCCAGCAAGCCGGCGCGCAGACGTTCGACGGCGCGTTGCCCATCAGCCGCTTGAAGTTCGACATCGGCACCGGCGAATGGAAGGACACGTCGACGGTAGCGGATGAAGTCACGATCAAGTTCCATATCGTCGTACCGAAAAAGTCGTAA
- a CDS encoding YceI family protein, with product MKTRTLIAAAIAAASIVSLTPASAATYQLDPNHTYPSFAADHFGGLSIWRGKFTKTTGTVTLDRETKTGSVDVSIDPASIDTGNAELNEHLQTPGFFDVAKYPTASYKGTEIKFDGDKPVEVIGTLTLHGVTKPVNLTIKSFKCMMNPMLKREVCGVEARADFKRDEFGLDFGKSYGFNMDTKLEIQAEGIKQ from the coding sequence TTGAAGACTCGCACCCTCATCGCCGCGGCGATTGCCGCCGCATCGATCGTTTCGCTGACGCCGGCATCCGCTGCCACGTATCAGCTCGATCCTAACCATACCTACCCGAGCTTCGCGGCCGATCACTTCGGCGGCTTGTCGATTTGGCGCGGCAAGTTCACGAAGACGACGGGCACCGTCACGCTCGATCGCGAGACCAAGACGGGCTCGGTCGACGTATCGATCGATCCGGCTTCGATCGATACGGGCAACGCGGAGCTCAACGAACACCTGCAAACGCCGGGGTTCTTCGACGTCGCCAAATATCCGACCGCCAGCTACAAGGGCACGGAAATCAAGTTCGACGGCGACAAGCCCGTCGAAGTGATCGGCACGTTGACTTTGCATGGCGTGACCAAGCCCGTCAACCTGACGATCAAATCGTTCAAGTGCATGATGAATCCGATGCTCAAGCGTGAAGTCTGCGGCGTCGAGGCGCGCGCCGATTTCAAGCGTGACGAGTTCGGCCTCGACTTCGGCAAGAGCTACGGCTTCAACATGGACACGAAGCTCGAGATTCAAGCCGAAGGGATCAAGCAGTAA